Genomic DNA from Bacteroides zhangwenhongii:
ATATACTGGAAGTCCTTCTCCTTAATGCTACTCCCCTCATTTGCCACACGAAGAATCAGCACATTTTCTTCGGTCGTATCAAGTTCTATCTTAATGCCTTGCCCCTCAGGAGTATATTTAAACGCATTCGAAATCAGATTTATGATAATAGTATTCAGGAAGCCTTTATCAGAGTTCCACATCACTTGTTCGGGTATCTTGCTCAAGAAAGTAATATTTCTGGATTTAGCCATCTCCACAAAAGTTTTGGCTATTCCTTTCATAATAGAGGATACATTCAGCGACTCCACACGCACTTCCCTGTTACCAGTTTCAATACGACGGAATTCAATCAGTTCGTGAATCAGATTATTGAGACGTTCGGCATTCGTCTGAATCATCTGTACGTAATCAGCCACAAATTTGCTAAGTCCCTTTGATGAAAGAATTCGTCCACAAGGACCATAAATCAAAGTCAATGGTGTACAGAACTCATGCGCTATATTAGTAAAGAAACGAAGCTTGGATTCAAATACATTCTTCTGATGGCGTTTCTCTATTTCATTCAGCAATTCCTGTTTCTTACGCTTCGAACGCAATATAAATGAACGAATCAACAAGCCCGCCAGCAAGAGCAAGCATAAAGCATAAATTAAGTAAGCCCACCAGGAAGCATACCAGGGATCACCTATGCGGATAACCAAAGAGTAAACATCGCTTTCCTTATCAAAAACGCTATTATAATATTTCACTAACAGCGTATATTCGCCGGGAGCCATATTGGTAAAGGATACAGCACTTTCCGAACCATTATTCACCCATTGGTCGCTCAGCCCTTTCAATTTATAAAAATAGGTGCAGTTATTACCATTCAGATAATCCACAGAAGCGAACGAAACAGAGAAGAAATTCTGATCATACTGCAAATTCAATACCTCAGTTTCTTCTTTCCGAGTAAGGAATTCTCCCAGATTGTATTGTTTACCAAAGATTGACAACTTATCGAAATAAACCGGAGGCATATAAAGCTGTTCGGGACGACCGTCTGCCCGGATTGCAACAAAACCGTTGATTCCTCCAAAGAATAGTGTACCGGTGTCGGGGTCACGAAAAGCAGCGCCATCACTGAACTCCACAACCTTCAAACCATCGCTGAAGCCATACGAACGAAACACATTCCGCTTTGTATCAAAGTTAATTAATCCCAGGTTAGTGCTTAACCAGAAATTATCAGGAGAATTTTTGAGAATAGCATGAACCGTATTATTCAAAAAGCCATTCTTAGCATTAAAAAGCTGATAAGAAGTTTCCGAAGTATATTTTATCAGCCCGTAACTTGTTCCAAACAGATAATTATTACTACTGTCCTTACTGATGGCAAGTATATTGTTCAAAGTCATGTTTTCATACTTATGAGTAGATACAGGCTCCAACCCATTAGTTGTTTTATTAAAACGGAAAACTCCATATCCCTTATTACCAAATAATAAATTAGCTTCATTCTCCGCATAAATAGTGAAGAAATAATTCGATCCCAGTTCACCGTCATTAATAATGTAACGTTGGGCATCTACAATGAGCGGATTATCCGGCGTCCCGGCAATACGAGCTCTCACAACTCCCATCCCGACACTTGCCAGCCAGAGTTCGGAGTCTGCCGTTTCGTAAATATCATGTATGTACTTGAACTCTTCATTCCCTATCCGCACCGGCAGACGCTTAATACGTTTTTCCCGATACGAGTAATAGGTCAACCCTTCTTCTTCTCCTATCCACAACAAATTGCGATGGCTTCGGGCAAAACAATAAACAGCATTGCTACTCAAGGCACTATTGGAGGTAGTCAAAACCTCCGCCCGGCAATCGGATAAATTCTTATCAACCTCATAATCATAGATTTTAAGGATACCATTGCCTTTTGTCCCGACCCAGAACGTACGTTCATCATCTTGTAACAAAGCACGTACAGGGCGTTCTATTTTTTCAGTATAATTACCAAGTACTACCGATTTAATGGAATAGAGGGGATTGGAATAAAGATATACACCTTGCCCGTCCGTACCGATCCAGACAATATCCTGAAAACGGTCTTTCTTGAGACAGAACACACCACTATTGACCGGTAACGGTTGAATCCGGTAATGGCTCGTATTTTTTTGCTTTTCCAACAATAGAATGCCATCCATCAAGAACCCTACAAAGAAACTATCATGATAATGAACGATAGAAGAAACCTTTCCTCGTGTCTGTATCTCCTTCTCAAGATTAGCTATAAACTCATTTTTCTGTGTCGGAATATGGAAAGCATAAAAGTTATAATCCTTATCAATATAATAAAGAGATTCCGCATCATTAAAACAATAAATCAACGAAGTGCGATAAATCAATCCGGTCTTTTGAGGCAATAGGGTGATATCCCCCGAAGTAGGCTCCTGCTGTATGTCATAACAGCGATTGTATCCTTTCATAACTACCCACATCCGATTAGTGGCGTCAATAAAGAAGTCCACAATGTCGGAAATAGGGATTCCCGTAATATTGATTTTTCTAAAAACACCCTCCTTTTTGTGATAGTAATAGATGCAGTTGCTATCCTGAATAATGAACAGGTTACCGTTATTATCCTTATTCATAAAAAAAAGTTTCTGAAACTCATTATAGTGCGTAATAGCATTCGTTCTCCGATCCAAACGGTTCAAACCATAGTAGGTTTGAATCCAGTAAATATCTTCGCCTGTATATACTATATTGTCAATCAAATTACCGGACAAGTAATCCTCCTTGTCACGGATTTTAAATTCCTCAATCTCCTGTCCATCATAAATGTTCAGTCCGTCGCAAGTACCGATCCACATCAGTCCGCGCTCATCCTGGCAAAGAGATGTAATAGAACTGTTAGACATATATTCCTTATCAGCAATCTGCTTTAGATTATATGCAGATGCATTATATATCAACAAATTAAGGATACATAAACAGATAAAAACGAATGGTCTTCTCATAGTGCATTTTTCTTGGGTTTGCTATATGACAAAGGTAAACAAAAAAATATTTCCGGTTCTTTTTTGGCGAGAATATAAGTAAAGTTCCGTGCCAGAGTAGTTCATTCTAGCGACAAGAGACGATTTAGCTCTACTATTCCTAAAAGCACATCTCTTTTCTCCCTATTTTCGTCGTAGAAATTATTTTCAAATCTATAAATTCATTTGTTCATGAAAACACATTTTTCATTTAAACACTTGTTATTTCTTGGAAGTGCCGTACTATACAGCCTGCAATCTTCTGCCGTAAAGAACCCGGTAGATTATGTCAGTACTCTGGTAGGTACTCAATCCAAGTTTGAATTGTCTACCGGGAATACATATCCCGCCACAGCATTGCCGTGGGGGATGAATTTCTGGACACCGCAGACCGGTGAGATGGGTAATGGCTGGGCATACACATATAATGCCGACAAAATTCGGGGATTCAAGCAAACCCACCAACCCAGTCCCTGGATGAATGACTACGGTCAGTTTGCCATCATGCCTATCACAGGCGGACTGGTATTCGACCAAGACCGACGTGCCAGTTGGTTCTCCCACAAAGCGGAAGTGAGCAAACCTTATTATTATAAGGTGTATCTGGCCGATCATGATGTGACCACCGAACTCGCCCCTACCGAACGTGCCGTGATGTTCCGTTTCACATATCCGGAGACCAAGAATTCCTACGTTATCGTAGACGCATTCGATAAGGGTTCTTATGTAAAAGTAATTCCGGAAGAAAACAAAATTATCGGTTATTCGACAAAAAACAGTGGCGGTGTACCGGAAAACTTCAAGAACTACTTTGTCATTTACTTCGACAAACCGTTCACATTTGTTTCCGCAGTTTCCGAAAATAATATTCTTCCGAATGAAACGGAAGTAAAAGGAAACCACACTGGCGCTATCATCGGATTTGCCACAAAAAAAGGTGAAATAGTTCATGCCCGTGTTGCCTCTTCTTTTATCAGTC
This window encodes:
- a CDS encoding response regulator, translated to MRRPFVFICLCILNLLIYNASAYNLKQIADKEYMSNSSITSLCQDERGLMWIGTCDGLNIYDGQEIEEFKIRDKEDYLSGNLIDNIVYTGEDIYWIQTYYGLNRLDRRTNAITHYNEFQKLFFMNKDNNGNLFIIQDSNCIYYYHKKEGVFRKINITGIPISDIVDFFIDATNRMWVVMKGYNRCYDIQQEPTSGDITLLPQKTGLIYRTSLIYCFNDAESLYYIDKDYNFYAFHIPTQKNEFIANLEKEIQTRGKVSSIVHYHDSFFVGFLMDGILLLEKQKNTSHYRIQPLPVNSGVFCLKKDRFQDIVWIGTDGQGVYLYSNPLYSIKSVVLGNYTEKIERPVRALLQDDERTFWVGTKGNGILKIYDYEVDKNLSDCRAEVLTTSNSALSSNAVYCFARSHRNLLWIGEEEGLTYYSYREKRIKRLPVRIGNEEFKYIHDIYETADSELWLASVGMGVVRARIAGTPDNPLIVDAQRYIINDGELGSNYFFTIYAENEANLLFGNKGYGVFRFNKTTNGLEPVSTHKYENMTLNNILAISKDSSNNYLFGTSYGLIKYTSETSYQLFNAKNGFLNNTVHAILKNSPDNFWLSTNLGLINFDTKRNVFRSYGFSDGLKVVEFSDGAAFRDPDTGTLFFGGINGFVAIRADGRPEQLYMPPVYFDKLSIFGKQYNLGEFLTRKEETEVLNLQYDQNFFSVSFASVDYLNGNNCTYFYKLKGLSDQWVNNGSESAVSFTNMAPGEYTLLVKYYNSVFDKESDVYSLVIRIGDPWYASWWAYLIYALCLLLLAGLLIRSFILRSKRKKQELLNEIEKRHQKNVFESKLRFFTNIAHEFCTPLTLIYGPCGRILSSKGLSKFVADYVQMIQTNAERLNNLIHELIEFRRIETGNREVRVESLNVSSIMKGIAKTFVEMAKSRNITFLSKIPEQVMWNSDKGFLNTIIINLISNAFKYTPEGQGIKIELDTTEENVLILRVANEGSSIKEKDFQYIFNRYAILDNFENQDERNFSRNGLGLAISYNMAKLLNGTLKVENTSDGWVMFTLTLPMMELTTGMQEIKQATAEYIPKIDTQPILKLPQYEFDKMRPTLLVVDDEIEMLWFIGEIFSGDFNVVTLQDPERLDQVMNEVYPNVIICDVMMPGVGGIELTQRIKSVKETAHIPIIIVSGRHEMEQQMAALSAGAEMYITKPFSAEYLRISVCQVMERKEILKNYFSSPISSFEKSDGKLTHKESKKFLQSVLKIINDNITNKELTPRYIADRLAISPRSLYRKMEEIGEDSPTDLIKECRLHIAKDLLLTTKKTIDEIVFDSGFSNKVTFFKAFREKYDCTPKEFRMKQLEEVK